The proteins below are encoded in one region of Enhydrobacter sp.:
- a CDS encoding GYD domain-containing protein, with the protein MATYVVLANFTEQGVRHAKDSPKRADAFKDMAKKQGATVKELYWTQGQYDITAIVEAPDDLTVTALSLAIGMLGNVRTQTMRAFSAADMKTILAKIG; encoded by the coding sequence ATGGCTACCTATGTCGTGCTTGCGAACTTCACCGAGCAAGGCGTTCGTCATGCGAAGGACTCGCCGAAACGGGCGGATGCCTTCAAGGACATGGCGAAGAAGCAGGGAGCGACCGTCAAGGAGCTCTACTGGACCCAGGGACAGTATGACATCACGGCGATCGTGGAGGCGCCCGACGACCTGACCGTCACCGCGCTCTCCCTGGCCATCGGCATGCTGGGCAACGTGCGCACCCAGACGATGCGCGCCTTCTCGGCGGCCGACATGAAGACCATTCTCGCCAAGATCGGCTAG